Proteins encoded in a region of the Haloarcula sp. CBA1129 genome:
- a CDS encoding glucose 1-dehydrogenase, translating to MKVIGVTRDDDGPQLLERERPSPDPGEALVRTLRVGVDGTDHEVLNGSHGGFPDGADHMVLGHEAVGVVEEPNGTGLEAGQVVAPTVRRKPDGETNEYFRRGEPDMAPDGEYTERGIVGDHGFMAEYFTSPADFLVPVPEAVAEYGFLVEPLSITEKANEHAYATREPFDWRPESACVLGNGSLGLLTLWMLEQEYDRTYCVGRRDRPDPTVDIIDEIGSTYVDSRETPVDELPEAYEAMDYIYEATGFAPHAFQTVTALDQNGVGVLLGIPEPWEFEVDGGSLHNEIVLHNKCLIGTVNSHVSHFEDAVETLQELPEWLLDDLVTTVTDPEHVEAAFEDGDAQIKAVVEFDSL from the coding sequence ATGAAAGTGATTGGTGTTACGCGGGACGACGACGGCCCCCAGCTCTTAGAGCGGGAGCGACCGTCGCCTGACCCGGGCGAGGCACTCGTCCGGACGCTTCGCGTTGGTGTTGACGGCACAGACCACGAAGTCCTGAACGGGTCCCACGGGGGGTTCCCCGACGGGGCAGACCACATGGTTCTCGGACACGAGGCGGTCGGCGTCGTCGAAGAGCCCAATGGCACGGGGCTCGAGGCGGGGCAGGTCGTCGCGCCGACCGTCCGACGGAAACCAGACGGTGAAACGAACGAGTACTTCCGTCGGGGCGAGCCCGACATGGCACCGGACGGCGAGTACACGGAACGGGGTATTGTCGGTGACCACGGCTTCATGGCCGAGTATTTCACCTCACCGGCGGACTTCCTCGTTCCCGTCCCCGAAGCGGTCGCGGAGTACGGCTTCCTCGTCGAACCGCTCTCGATCACCGAGAAGGCAAATGAGCACGCGTATGCGACTCGTGAGCCGTTCGACTGGCGACCGGAATCCGCCTGCGTGCTGGGCAACGGTTCGCTCGGACTGCTGACGCTGTGGATGCTCGAACAGGAGTACGACCGGACATACTGCGTCGGTCGACGGGACCGGCCTGACCCGACGGTCGACATCATCGACGAGATCGGCAGTACGTACGTCGATTCCCGCGAAACGCCAGTGGACGAACTCCCAGAGGCCTACGAGGCGATGGACTACATCTACGAGGCGACCGGGTTCGCCCCACACGCGTTCCAGACGGTCACGGCGCTTGACCAGAACGGGGTCGGTGTGTTGCTCGGCATTCCGGAGCCGTGGGAGTTTGAAGTCGATGGTGGCTCGCTACACAACGAGATCGTCCTGCACAACAAGTGTCTCATCGGCACGGTCAACTCACACGTCTCCCACTTCGAGGACGCCGTCGAGACCTTACAGGAGCTTCCGGAATGGCTGCTCGATGACCTCGTGACAACGGTCACCGACCCGGAACACGTCGAGGCCGCCTTCGAGGATGGAGATGCGCAGATAAAAGCAGTCGTCGAGTTCGATTCCCTGTAG
- a CDS encoding Gfo/Idh/MocA family protein, with protein sequence MTETVRIGVIGLGNIADIHCTNLRQLDQPVSIAAGVDVDADARRRFAETYDATVYEEAAAMFETVDAVLVTTPNRYHEQYVVAALEAGLDVLVEKPLAHTLESAERIAAAADAADGFCMVGFHNRFADPVQTLVGYREKGDLGEVSHIEANYVRRRGVPGRGSWFTRSDVAGGGSLIDIGAHAIDLALHVADHPEVVEVSGDTRAQFGVDEEYAYVEMWGEDHGAAEFSVDDSASAFIRCDDGTTISLEVAWATNRPDSQEYYVRGTEAGAKLDLADQSLTLFETADIGRMHHRTTDIETQRSDPQRTEQERFISAVRNGAPPSVNTVEQALRVQRVMDGIYRSSETGAAVTVSETET encoded by the coding sequence ATGACTGAGACCGTTCGGATCGGCGTCATCGGATTGGGAAACATCGCGGACATTCACTGTACCAATCTCCGGCAGCTCGACCAGCCGGTCTCGATAGCAGCAGGCGTCGACGTCGATGCCGACGCGCGCCGTCGGTTCGCCGAGACGTACGACGCGACAGTGTACGAGGAAGCCGCGGCGATGTTCGAGACGGTCGATGCCGTGCTGGTGACGACGCCGAACAGATACCACGAGCAGTACGTCGTGGCGGCGCTTGAGGCGGGGCTGGACGTGCTCGTCGAAAAGCCGCTAGCGCACACGCTCGAAAGCGCAGAGCGGATCGCCGCGGCCGCTGACGCGGCTGACGGGTTCTGTATGGTCGGCTTCCACAACCGGTTCGCCGACCCGGTTCAGACACTGGTGGGCTACCGCGAGAAGGGCGATCTGGGCGAGGTGTCACACATCGAAGCGAACTACGTCAGGCGTCGCGGCGTCCCCGGCCGGGGGTCGTGGTTCACGCGTAGCGACGTGGCTGGTGGCGGGTCGCTCATCGACATCGGCGCGCACGCTATCGACCTAGCGTTGCACGTCGCCGACCACCCGGAAGTCGTCGAGGTGTCGGGTGACACTCGCGCTCAGTTCGGCGTCGACGAGGAGTACGCGTACGTCGAGATGTGGGGCGAGGACCACGGTGCAGCCGAGTTCAGCGTCGACGATTCGGCGAGTGCCTTCATCCGTTGCGATGACGGCACGACGATCTCTCTGGAAGTCGCGTGGGCGACGAACCGACCGGACAGCCAAGAGTACTACGTCCGTGGGACAGAGGCGGGCGCGAAACTCGACCTCGCAGACCAGTCCCTGACGTTGTTCGAAACGGCCGACATCGGTCGGATGCACCACCGCACGACCGACATCGAGACGCAACGATCGGATCCACAGCGAACGGAGCAGGAACGGTTCATCTCGGCGGTCCGTAACGGGGCACCCCCGTCAGTAAACACCGTCGAACAGGCACTTCGGGTCCAGCGCGTGATGGACGGAATCTACCGCTCCAGCGAAACTGGCGCGGCGGTCACCGTCAGCGAGACAGAGACCTGA
- a CDS encoding ABC transporter ATP-binding protein, translated as MARVRLEHVTKRYDDQGDVVTAVDDMNLDIDHGEFICFVGPSGCGKSTTMETIAGLTIPTEGEIYIGDREVTNLPPKDRGIAMVFQNIALFPHMDVYDNISFGLRLRDYPQDEIDRRVERAADIVQLEGMLNRMPEEMSGGQRQRVAIARAIVREPDVFLMDEPLANLDAKLKVHMRTELQRLHKELDTTIIYVTHDQEEAMTLSDRIAVLDSGQLQQIDPPLTCYNEPDNLFVAGFIGSPSMNFVEGTVTENALETPNFDLEFNPSSIEGVSVGDSVTLGIRPEDIYPGELKSEVPDPSGMITATTDILEPMGDEIFAYLLLGEGETSMSQELATNDQLLMSIDPDSDLEEDDEIGVVIDRRNVHLFDSATGEAIVHDLLPYEAEETASGSSGEVESDD; from the coding sequence ATGGCAAGAGTACGACTCGAACACGTGACGAAACGCTACGACGACCAAGGTGATGTGGTCACCGCGGTCGACGACATGAACCTTGATATCGATCACGGCGAGTTCATCTGCTTCGTCGGCCCCTCGGGCTGTGGCAAGTCGACGACGATGGAGACCATCGCCGGCCTCACCATTCCGACGGAGGGCGAGATCTACATCGGCGACCGCGAGGTGACGAACCTCCCGCCGAAAGACCGCGGCATTGCGATGGTGTTCCAGAACATCGCGCTGTTCCCGCACATGGACGTGTACGACAACATCTCCTTTGGCCTCCGACTGCGGGACTACCCACAGGACGAGATCGACCGTCGGGTCGAGCGGGCCGCGGATATCGTCCAGCTAGAGGGGATGCTCAACCGGATGCCTGAAGAGATGTCCGGTGGACAGCGCCAGCGTGTCGCCATCGCTCGCGCCATCGTGCGCGAGCCCGATGTGTTCCTGATGGACGAGCCGCTGGCGAACCTTGACGCGAAGCTCAAGGTCCACATGCGGACGGAGCTTCAGCGACTCCACAAGGAACTGGACACGACTATCATCTACGTGACCCACGATCAGGAGGAGGCGATGACGCTGTCGGATCGCATCGCCGTCCTCGACTCGGGCCAGCTCCAGCAGATCGACCCACCACTGACCTGCTACAACGAGCCGGACAACCTCTTTGTCGCCGGGTTCATCGGCTCGCCGTCGATGAACTTCGTCGAAGGCACCGTCACCGAGAACGCGCTGGAAACCCCGAACTTCGATCTTGAGTTCAATCCGTCGTCAATCGAGGGCGTGAGCGTCGGCGACTCGGTCACGCTCGGGATCCGCCCGGAAGACATCTATCCGGGAGAGCTCAAGTCGGAGGTGCCCGACCCCTCGGGAATGATTACGGCGACGACCGATATTCTCGAACCGATGGGCGACGAGATATTCGCCTACCTACTGCTCGGCGAGGGCGAAACATCGATGTCGCAGGAACTGGCGACGAACGACCAGTTACTGATGAGCATCGATCCCGACTCGGACCTCGAAGAAGACGACGAGATCGGGGTCGTCATCGACCGGCGGAACGTCCACCTGTTCGACTCGGCGACTGGTGAGGCCATCGTCCACGACCTCCTCCCGTACGAGGCAGAGGAGACTGCCTCCGGAAGCAGCGGCGAAGTGGAATCCGACGACTGA
- a CDS encoding carbohydrate ABC transporter permease: MATTTDQNDNNDGGPLERWVQGAIKNPDKVYRALFYAAMVFFLVTTLFPFYWLIVLAVTPEGNLLSGSFLPTVNLFGVSGTFPLPVPKGFNPGAFVTVFEQVPFHLYMLNSFALAVTTTVIVLFVASLAGYVFGRLRFPGRALLMLGILAISYFPPAAFVIPLFQAFAGNAPITIPFTSIPLFTPPRMLNTPGSMVLPFSALFMPLSIFILTTFYGQIPDGLEDAARVEGTTRLGALFRVIMPLSAPGVATAAVLTFIAVYNEYFFSSIMATSPEAAKWSPIVGGILSYQTQYTTQFNLMAAASIVGVLPVVILVIVAQERIVSGLTSGALKE; this comes from the coding sequence ATGGCTACGACAACAGACCAGAACGACAACAACGACGGAGGACCACTCGAACGCTGGGTCCAAGGCGCAATCAAGAACCCGGACAAGGTGTACCGGGCGCTGTTCTACGCGGCGATGGTGTTTTTCTTGGTGACGACACTGTTCCCCTTCTACTGGCTCATCGTGCTGGCGGTGACCCCCGAAGGGAACCTGCTTTCGGGTAGTTTCCTCCCGACTGTGAATCTCTTCGGTGTTAGTGGAACGTTCCCGCTGCCGGTTCCGAAGGGCTTCAATCCGGGCGCGTTCGTCACGGTCTTCGAACAGGTACCGTTCCACCTGTACATGCTGAACAGCTTCGCGCTGGCGGTCACGACGACGGTCATCGTCCTGTTCGTCGCCAGCCTCGCCGGCTACGTGTTCGGGCGGCTCCGCTTCCCCGGCCGTGCACTGCTGATGCTCGGGATTCTGGCAATCAGCTACTTCCCGCCGGCCGCGTTCGTCATCCCGCTGTTTCAGGCCTTTGCCGGCAACGCCCCGATCACGATACCGTTTACGTCCATTCCGCTGTTTACCCCACCGCGGATGCTGAACACGCCCGGCTCGATGGTGCTGCCGTTCAGTGCGCTGTTCATGCCGCTGTCGATCTTCATCCTGACGACGTTCTACGGCCAGATTCCGGACGGACTGGAGGACGCCGCACGGGTCGAGGGAACGACGCGGCTGGGCGCGCTGTTCCGGGTCATTATGCCGCTGTCTGCGCCGGGCGTGGCGACCGCGGCCGTGCTGACGTTCATCGCCGTCTACAACGAGTACTTCTTCAGTTCGATCATGGCGACCTCGCCGGAGGCGGCCAAATGGTCACCCATCGTCGGCGGCATTCTCAGCTACCAGACCCAGTACACGACGCAGTTCAACCTCATGGCGGCCGCGAGCATCGTCGGGGTCCTCCCCGTCGTCATCCTCGTGATCGTCGCACAGGAACGCATCGTCAGCGGACTGACCTCAGGCGCACTCAAGGAGTAA
- a CDS encoding carbohydrate ABC transporter permease produces the protein MRWMENLSDTQYAYLLLLPVFLLLGVIALYPLLRTFELSLYALSIDLSSRSFVGLENYIQLFTGERNQFLPGGTTFLPSNLEFTSLLNSALVVTIIFAVVSVLFETLIGLGQALILDQDFYGRRWIRAAIIIPWAVPIVIQGMIFFLMFNSNVGFATPPLADLGLLAPTNTLNDTASATFIIIVADIWKTSAFMALLILAGLQSIDRGLYDVAKVAGATKWQQFKLITFPLILPTIGVAILFRSVQAMRVYGIIDTVSSCTVVPSLSCMVVATFNTREGTSAAIAFVTAAIIGIVVMGIIAWQGEDAI, from the coding sequence ATGCGGTGGATGGAGAACTTGAGCGACACGCAGTACGCGTATCTGCTGTTGCTGCCGGTATTTCTCCTGCTGGGCGTCATAGCCCTCTATCCGCTGTTGCGCACGTTCGAACTGTCGCTGTACGCCCTCTCAATTGACCTCTCGAGCAGAAGCTTCGTCGGACTGGAAAACTATATCCAACTGTTCACTGGGGAGAGAAATCAGTTTCTCCCGGGCGGGACTACGTTCCTCCCGTCAAACCTCGAGTTCACCAGTCTGTTAAATAGTGCGCTGGTCGTCACAATAATCTTCGCTGTTGTGAGCGTGCTGTTCGAGACGCTCATCGGCCTCGGACAGGCGCTCATCCTCGACCAAGATTTCTATGGCCGCCGGTGGATTCGTGCGGCTATCATCATCCCGTGGGCTGTGCCCATTGTCATCCAAGGGATGATCTTCTTCCTGATGTTCAACTCCAACGTCGGCTTCGCCACCCCGCCGCTTGCTGACCTCGGCCTCTTAGCGCCGACGAACACGCTGAACGACACGGCAAGTGCGACATTTATTATCATCGTTGCCGACATCTGGAAGACATCGGCGTTCATGGCCCTGCTCATCCTTGCCGGCCTCCAGAGCATCGACCGCGGTCTCTACGACGTCGCGAAGGTCGCCGGTGCGACCAAGTGGCAACAGTTCAAGCTCATCACGTTCCCGCTCATCCTGCCGACAATCGGGGTCGCGATCCTGTTCCGCTCGGTGCAGGCGATGCGTGTGTACGGTATTATCGATACGGTGTCGAGCTGTACCGTCGTGCCGTCGCTGTCGTGCATGGTCGTCGCAACGTTCAACACCCGTGAAGGGACCTCGGCCGCCATCGCGTTCGTGACGGCAGCAATCATCGGTATCGTCGTCATGGGAATCATCGCATGGCAGGGGGAGGACGCGATCTAA
- a CDS encoding extracellular solute-binding protein, with translation MSENSETGGKRSSISRRRFVAGAGASGIAAGLAGCAGMFNGGESDGDATGTQTGAAGNEETTTVTWGFDATVVQDHADEVRDALHDKGGLSDNIQIEFAQGQPDSGKRQANYNRLLSSQETEPDMFMMDNGWVNIFIQRGQLANLSEVLADDMLSTIEAEYFSGFTETAIDPSSGDLFGVPLYPDYPTMLYRKDLVEQAGYSPESESWATEPMTWKKWSNIAADTVDATDIKYGFTTQWDIYEGTACCTFNEIMSSWGGAYFGGRENLFGPVGDRPVTVDSEPVINSLNMMRKFVHDEDFDNLQGYGGGFTPTNILGWIEDGSLAPFLDGNALFHRNWPYAINQAASEFGDDLGTMPIPYAVSESNAEFQGTGGTTSALGGWHITVNPYSERLDAVSEVIRATMKPEIQLFLLEMEGWLPPRGNLFNSDKASNIDPIGDHMDTLRLAGENTMARPVTAVWSNQSSKIAEQANRAVNQDVPSTEAMATLQSGLEQTESSN, from the coding sequence ATGTCAGAGAACTCAGAGACAGGCGGAAAACGGAGTAGCATTTCGCGGCGGCGGTTCGTCGCGGGAGCGGGTGCATCGGGGATAGCAGCTGGCCTCGCTGGCTGTGCAGGCATGTTCAACGGCGGCGAGAGCGATGGGGACGCCACAGGTACACAGACTGGTGCCGCTGGAAACGAAGAGACGACGACTGTGACGTGGGGGTTCGACGCGACGGTGGTACAGGATCACGCTGACGAAGTTCGCGACGCACTGCATGACAAGGGCGGCCTTTCAGATAATATCCAAATCGAGTTCGCCCAAGGACAACCCGACAGCGGGAAGCGACAGGCCAACTACAACCGGCTCCTGAGTTCACAGGAGACTGAACCGGACATGTTCATGATGGACAACGGATGGGTGAACATCTTCATTCAACGGGGGCAACTCGCCAACCTCTCAGAGGTTCTCGCAGACGACATGCTCTCAACCATCGAAGCAGAGTACTTTAGCGGCTTCACCGAGACAGCTATCGACCCGTCGAGTGGCGACCTTTTCGGTGTCCCACTCTATCCTGATTATCCGACGATGCTGTACCGGAAGGACCTCGTCGAGCAAGCTGGATACAGCCCTGAGTCCGAGAGCTGGGCCACCGAACCGATGACTTGGAAAAAATGGTCGAATATTGCGGCTGATACCGTTGATGCGACAGACATCAAATACGGATTTACTACCCAATGGGACATCTATGAGGGGACCGCCTGCTGTACGTTCAACGAGATCATGTCTTCGTGGGGCGGCGCGTACTTCGGCGGCCGCGAGAACCTCTTTGGCCCGGTCGGCGACCGACCCGTCACCGTCGATTCCGAACCGGTTATCAACTCACTGAATATGATGCGGAAGTTCGTTCACGACGAGGACTTCGACAATCTCCAAGGCTACGGCGGCGGCTTCACGCCCACGAATATCCTCGGCTGGATAGAAGATGGGTCGCTCGCACCGTTCCTCGATGGGAACGCCCTCTTCCATCGCAACTGGCCCTACGCCATCAATCAGGCTGCCTCGGAGTTTGGCGACGACCTCGGAACAATGCCTATCCCCTATGCCGTTTCGGAGAGCAACGCCGAGTTCCAAGGGACTGGTGGAACGACATCGGCACTGGGTGGCTGGCATATTACCGTCAACCCCTACAGCGAGCGACTTGACGCGGTCAGCGAAGTCATCCGAGCCACAATGAAGCCCGAGATCCAACTGTTCCTACTAGAGATGGAGGGGTGGCTCCCACCACGGGGCAACCTGTTTAACTCCGACAAAGCGTCGAATATCGACCCGATAGGCGACCACATGGACACGCTGCGTTTAGCTGGCGAGAATACGATGGCACGTCCAGTCACCGCAGTCTGGAGCAATCAGTCCAGCAAGATTGCCGAGCAAGCTAACCGCGCGGTCAATCAAGATGTCCCATCCACAGAAGCGATGGCTACTCTACAGTCTGGATTGGAGCAAACCGAGAGCAGCAACTGA